A window of Peromyscus eremicus chromosome 7, PerEre_H2_v1, whole genome shotgun sequence contains these coding sequences:
- the LOC131914958 gene encoding NXPE family member 4 isoform X1, translating into MTIRTMKTMTSRKSLWVLLFIVIFWVSFTVFRNPSKVRIQFKLPVSFSRWNLATTSSCPTVPLNLPISPKETELRVKEVLEKLDKWIPPRPFTHLNNTTSATHSTATILNPRDTHCMGEKLDVLVEARDHLGRRKEYGGDFLRARMSSPALKAGASGKVTDFNNGTYLVSFTLFWEGPVSLSILLIHPSEGVSALWRARKQGYDRIIFTGWYVNGTSQVHSECALILNSSVELCQYLDTQDQEAFYCVKPPNVPCGALTHMHSKNKEVSYLRQQERSLFERSNIGVEIMGKSNVISVSKCNKEAVPAKGRCKLGKASAIPSGHVWKNTWTPASCSLAPIKMKECLRGKFIHLMGDSTIRQWMEYFKSSIKTLRSVDLHETGKLQHQLAVDLDENINIQWTKHGYPLIGSLVYSVKEMEYIARIIDRTGGEKNTVIAISLGQHFRPFPIDLFIRRALNVHKALQRLLLRSPDTMVVLKSENIREMSSDVERFSDFHGYTQYLALKDIFQDLNVGVIDAWDMTIAYGTNDVHPPQHVVGSQINIFLNYIC; encoded by the exons AT GACAATTCGAACCATGAAAACGATGACCAGTCGTAAGTCACTGTGGGTGCTGCTGTTCATAGTTATCTTCTGGGTCTCGTTTACAGTTTTCAGAAACCCATCGAAG GTACGGATTCAGTTCAAGTTGCCTGTGTCCTTCAGTCGCTGGAATTTGGCCACAACATCCTCATGCCCTACAGTGCCTCTGAACCTACCGATTTCACCAAAAGAGACAGAGCTGAGAGTCAAGGAGGTCCTAGAGAAACTAGACAAATGGATCCCGCCCAGGCCTTTTACCCATCTCAACAACACCACCAGCgccacacacagcacagccacCATCCTCAACCCTCGAGACACACACTGCATGGGGGAAAAACTGGATGTGCTGGTGGAAGCCAGGGACCACCTGGGACGCAGGAAGGAGTATGGTGGAGACTTCCTGAGGGCCAGGATGTCCTCCCCAgccctgaaggcaggagcttcTGGAAAGGTGACAGACTTCAACAATGGCACCTACCTTGTCAGCTTCACTCTGTTCTGGGAAGGCCCAGTCTCCCTGTCTATCCTGCTCATCCATCCCAGTGAAGGAGTGTCAGCTCTCTGGAGAGCAAGGAAACAGGGCTACGACAGAATCATCTTCACTGGCTGGTATGTAAATGGAACCTCTCAGGTCCACTCTGAGTGTGCCTTGATTCTAAACTCAAGTGTCGAGCTGTGCCAATATCTGGACACCCAGGACCAAGAAGCGTTCTACTGTGTGAAGCCTCCAAATGTACCCTGTGGGGCTCTTACCCACATGCATTCGAAGAACAAAGAAGTTTCCTATCTTAGGCAGCAAGAGAGGAGCCTCTTTGAAAG GTCAAATATAGGTGTGGAGATTATGGGAAAATCCAATGTGATTAGTGTCTCCAAATGCAACA AAGAAGCTGTTCCAGCAAAAGGGAGATGCAAGCTCGGGAAGGCATCTGCAATCCCCAGTGGGCACGTCTGGAAAAACACCTGGACTCCAGCCTCCTGTAGTTTGGCTCCGATCAAAATGAAAGAATGCCTGAGAGGAAAATTCATCCATCTGATGGGTGATTCCACAATCCGCCAGTGGATGGAATACTTCAAAAGCAGTATCAAGA CACTGAGGTCTGTGGATCTGCATGAGACTGGAAAACTGCAACACCAACTCGCTGTGGACTTGGATGAAAACATCAACATCCAGTGGACAAAACATGGTTACCCCCTTATTGGGTCATTGGTCTACTCTGTCAAAGAGATGGAGTACATTGCACGGATAATTGACAGAACTGGAGGAGAGAAAAACACAGTCATTGCCATTTCTCTGGGTCAGCATTTCAGACCTTTCCCCATTGACCTTTTCATCCGAAGGGCCCTCAATGTCCACAAAGCTCTTCAGCGTCTTCTCCTGAGAAGCCCAGACACTATGGTTGTCCTCAAATCAGAAAACATCAGGGAGATGAGCAGTGATGTGGAAAGATTTAGTGACTTCCATGGTTACACCCAGTACCTTGCCTTAAAAGATATTTTCCAGGATCTCAATGTGGGTGTCATTGATGCCTGGGATATGACAATTGCATATGGCACAAATGATGTCCATCCACCACAGCATGTGGTTGGAAGTCAAATTAATATATTCTTAAATTATATTTGCTAG
- the LOC131914958 gene encoding NXPE family member 4 isoform X2 yields MKTMTSRKSLWVLLFIVIFWVSFTVFRNPSKVRIQFKLPVSFSRWNLATTSSCPTVPLNLPISPKETELRVKEVLEKLDKWIPPRPFTHLNNTTSATHSTATILNPRDTHCMGEKLDVLVEARDHLGRRKEYGGDFLRARMSSPALKAGASGKVTDFNNGTYLVSFTLFWEGPVSLSILLIHPSEGVSALWRARKQGYDRIIFTGWYVNGTSQVHSECALILNSSVELCQYLDTQDQEAFYCVKPPNVPCGALTHMHSKNKEVSYLRQQERSLFERSNIGVEIMGKSNVISVSKCNKEAVPAKGRCKLGKASAIPSGHVWKNTWTPASCSLAPIKMKECLRGKFIHLMGDSTIRQWMEYFKSSIKTLRSVDLHETGKLQHQLAVDLDENINIQWTKHGYPLIGSLVYSVKEMEYIARIIDRTGGEKNTVIAISLGQHFRPFPIDLFIRRALNVHKALQRLLLRSPDTMVVLKSENIREMSSDVERFSDFHGYTQYLALKDIFQDLNVGVIDAWDMTIAYGTNDVHPPQHVVGSQINIFLNYIC; encoded by the exons ATGAAAACGATGACCAGTCGTAAGTCACTGTGGGTGCTGCTGTTCATAGTTATCTTCTGGGTCTCGTTTACAGTTTTCAGAAACCCATCGAAG GTACGGATTCAGTTCAAGTTGCCTGTGTCCTTCAGTCGCTGGAATTTGGCCACAACATCCTCATGCCCTACAGTGCCTCTGAACCTACCGATTTCACCAAAAGAGACAGAGCTGAGAGTCAAGGAGGTCCTAGAGAAACTAGACAAATGGATCCCGCCCAGGCCTTTTACCCATCTCAACAACACCACCAGCgccacacacagcacagccacCATCCTCAACCCTCGAGACACACACTGCATGGGGGAAAAACTGGATGTGCTGGTGGAAGCCAGGGACCACCTGGGACGCAGGAAGGAGTATGGTGGAGACTTCCTGAGGGCCAGGATGTCCTCCCCAgccctgaaggcaggagcttcTGGAAAGGTGACAGACTTCAACAATGGCACCTACCTTGTCAGCTTCACTCTGTTCTGGGAAGGCCCAGTCTCCCTGTCTATCCTGCTCATCCATCCCAGTGAAGGAGTGTCAGCTCTCTGGAGAGCAAGGAAACAGGGCTACGACAGAATCATCTTCACTGGCTGGTATGTAAATGGAACCTCTCAGGTCCACTCTGAGTGTGCCTTGATTCTAAACTCAAGTGTCGAGCTGTGCCAATATCTGGACACCCAGGACCAAGAAGCGTTCTACTGTGTGAAGCCTCCAAATGTACCCTGTGGGGCTCTTACCCACATGCATTCGAAGAACAAAGAAGTTTCCTATCTTAGGCAGCAAGAGAGGAGCCTCTTTGAAAG GTCAAATATAGGTGTGGAGATTATGGGAAAATCCAATGTGATTAGTGTCTCCAAATGCAACA AAGAAGCTGTTCCAGCAAAAGGGAGATGCAAGCTCGGGAAGGCATCTGCAATCCCCAGTGGGCACGTCTGGAAAAACACCTGGACTCCAGCCTCCTGTAGTTTGGCTCCGATCAAAATGAAAGAATGCCTGAGAGGAAAATTCATCCATCTGATGGGTGATTCCACAATCCGCCAGTGGATGGAATACTTCAAAAGCAGTATCAAGA CACTGAGGTCTGTGGATCTGCATGAGACTGGAAAACTGCAACACCAACTCGCTGTGGACTTGGATGAAAACATCAACATCCAGTGGACAAAACATGGTTACCCCCTTATTGGGTCATTGGTCTACTCTGTCAAAGAGATGGAGTACATTGCACGGATAATTGACAGAACTGGAGGAGAGAAAAACACAGTCATTGCCATTTCTCTGGGTCAGCATTTCAGACCTTTCCCCATTGACCTTTTCATCCGAAGGGCCCTCAATGTCCACAAAGCTCTTCAGCGTCTTCTCCTGAGAAGCCCAGACACTATGGTTGTCCTCAAATCAGAAAACATCAGGGAGATGAGCAGTGATGTGGAAAGATTTAGTGACTTCCATGGTTACACCCAGTACCTTGCCTTAAAAGATATTTTCCAGGATCTCAATGTGGGTGTCATTGATGCCTGGGATATGACAATTGCATATGGCACAAATGATGTCCATCCACCACAGCATGTGGTTGGAAGTCAAATTAATATATTCTTAAATTATATTTGCTAG
- the LOC131914297 gene encoding cytochrome c, somatic-like, whose amino-acid sequence MDDVEKGKKIFLQKCAQCHTLEKGGKHKTGPNLHGLFGRKTGQAAEFSYTDASKNKGITWGEDTLMRYLENLKKYIPGTKIIFAGIKKGERADLIVYLKKATIE is encoded by the coding sequence atggatgaTGTTGAGAAAGGCAAGAAGATCTTTCTTCAGAAGTGTGCCCAGTGCCACACTTTGGAAAAGGGAGGCAAGCATAAGACTGGACCAAATCTCCATGGTCTGTTTGGGAGGAAGACAGGTCAGGCTGCTGAATTCTCTTACACAGATGCCAGCAAGAACAAAGGCATCACCTGGGGAGAGGACACCCTGATGAGGTATTTGGAGAATCTCAAAAAGTACATCCCTGGAACAAAAATTATCTTTGCTGGAattaagaagggagaaagggcagACCTAATAGTTTATCTTAAAAAGGCTACTATTGAGTAA
- the LOC131914958 gene encoding NXPE family member 4 isoform X4, with product MTIRTMKTMTSRKSLWVLLFIVIFWVSFTVFRNPSKVRIQFKLPVSFSRWNLATTSSCPTVPLNLPISPKETELRVKEVLEKLDKWIPPRPFTHLNNTTSATHSTATILNPRDTHCMGEKLDVLVEARDHLGRRKEYGGDFLRARMSSPALKAGASGKVTDFNNGTYLVSFTLFWEGPVSLSILLIHPSEGVSALWRARKQGYDRIIFTGWYVNGTSQVHSECALILNSSVELCQYLDTQDQEAFYCVKPPNVPCGALTHMHSKNKEVSYLRQQERSLFERSNIGVEIMGKSNVISVSKCNKEAVPAKGRCKLGKASAIPSGHVWKNTWTPASCSLAPIKMKECLRGKFIHLMGDSTIRQWMEYFKSSIKTLRSVDLHETGKLQHQLAVDLDENINIQWTKHGYPLIGSLVYSVKEMEYIARIIDRTGGEKNTVLGFFGQGFSV from the exons AT GACAATTCGAACCATGAAAACGATGACCAGTCGTAAGTCACTGTGGGTGCTGCTGTTCATAGTTATCTTCTGGGTCTCGTTTACAGTTTTCAGAAACCCATCGAAG GTACGGATTCAGTTCAAGTTGCCTGTGTCCTTCAGTCGCTGGAATTTGGCCACAACATCCTCATGCCCTACAGTGCCTCTGAACCTACCGATTTCACCAAAAGAGACAGAGCTGAGAGTCAAGGAGGTCCTAGAGAAACTAGACAAATGGATCCCGCCCAGGCCTTTTACCCATCTCAACAACACCACCAGCgccacacacagcacagccacCATCCTCAACCCTCGAGACACACACTGCATGGGGGAAAAACTGGATGTGCTGGTGGAAGCCAGGGACCACCTGGGACGCAGGAAGGAGTATGGTGGAGACTTCCTGAGGGCCAGGATGTCCTCCCCAgccctgaaggcaggagcttcTGGAAAGGTGACAGACTTCAACAATGGCACCTACCTTGTCAGCTTCACTCTGTTCTGGGAAGGCCCAGTCTCCCTGTCTATCCTGCTCATCCATCCCAGTGAAGGAGTGTCAGCTCTCTGGAGAGCAAGGAAACAGGGCTACGACAGAATCATCTTCACTGGCTGGTATGTAAATGGAACCTCTCAGGTCCACTCTGAGTGTGCCTTGATTCTAAACTCAAGTGTCGAGCTGTGCCAATATCTGGACACCCAGGACCAAGAAGCGTTCTACTGTGTGAAGCCTCCAAATGTACCCTGTGGGGCTCTTACCCACATGCATTCGAAGAACAAAGAAGTTTCCTATCTTAGGCAGCAAGAGAGGAGCCTCTTTGAAAG GTCAAATATAGGTGTGGAGATTATGGGAAAATCCAATGTGATTAGTGTCTCCAAATGCAACA AAGAAGCTGTTCCAGCAAAAGGGAGATGCAAGCTCGGGAAGGCATCTGCAATCCCCAGTGGGCACGTCTGGAAAAACACCTGGACTCCAGCCTCCTGTAGTTTGGCTCCGATCAAAATGAAAGAATGCCTGAGAGGAAAATTCATCCATCTGATGGGTGATTCCACAATCCGCCAGTGGATGGAATACTTCAAAAGCAGTATCAAGA CACTGAGGTCTGTGGATCTGCATGAGACTGGAAAACTGCAACACCAACTCGCTGTGGACTTGGATGAAAACATCAACATCCAGTGGACAAAACATGGTTACCCCCTTATTGGGTCATTGGTCTACTCTGTCAAAGAGATGGAGTACATTGCACGGATAATTGACAGAACTGGAGGAGAGAAAAACACA gttttggggttttttggacagggattctctgtgtag
- the LOC131914958 gene encoding NXPE family member 4 isoform X3: MTIRTMKTMTSRKSLWVLLFIVIFWVSFTVFRNPSKVRIQFKLPVSFSRWNLATTSSCPTVPLNLPISPKETELRVKEVLEKLDKWIPPRPFTHLNNTTSATHSTATILNPRDTHCMGEKLDVLVEARDHLGRRKEYGGDFLRARMSSPALKAGASGKVTDFNNGTYLVSFTLFWEGPVSLSILLIHPSEGVSALWRARKQGYDRIIFTGWYVNGTSQVHSECALILNSSVELCQYLDTQDQEAFYCVKPPNVPCGALTHMHSKNKEVSYLRQQERSLFERSNIGVEIMGKSNVISVSKCNKEAVPAKGRCKLGKASAIPSGHVWKNTWTPASCSLAPIKMKECLRGKFIHLMGDSTIRQWMEYFKSSIKTLRSVDLHETGKLQHQLAVDLDENINIQWTKHGYPLIGSLVYSVKEMEYIARIIDRTGGEKNTVIAISLGFGVFWTGILCVALSVQELAL, translated from the exons AT GACAATTCGAACCATGAAAACGATGACCAGTCGTAAGTCACTGTGGGTGCTGCTGTTCATAGTTATCTTCTGGGTCTCGTTTACAGTTTTCAGAAACCCATCGAAG GTACGGATTCAGTTCAAGTTGCCTGTGTCCTTCAGTCGCTGGAATTTGGCCACAACATCCTCATGCCCTACAGTGCCTCTGAACCTACCGATTTCACCAAAAGAGACAGAGCTGAGAGTCAAGGAGGTCCTAGAGAAACTAGACAAATGGATCCCGCCCAGGCCTTTTACCCATCTCAACAACACCACCAGCgccacacacagcacagccacCATCCTCAACCCTCGAGACACACACTGCATGGGGGAAAAACTGGATGTGCTGGTGGAAGCCAGGGACCACCTGGGACGCAGGAAGGAGTATGGTGGAGACTTCCTGAGGGCCAGGATGTCCTCCCCAgccctgaaggcaggagcttcTGGAAAGGTGACAGACTTCAACAATGGCACCTACCTTGTCAGCTTCACTCTGTTCTGGGAAGGCCCAGTCTCCCTGTCTATCCTGCTCATCCATCCCAGTGAAGGAGTGTCAGCTCTCTGGAGAGCAAGGAAACAGGGCTACGACAGAATCATCTTCACTGGCTGGTATGTAAATGGAACCTCTCAGGTCCACTCTGAGTGTGCCTTGATTCTAAACTCAAGTGTCGAGCTGTGCCAATATCTGGACACCCAGGACCAAGAAGCGTTCTACTGTGTGAAGCCTCCAAATGTACCCTGTGGGGCTCTTACCCACATGCATTCGAAGAACAAAGAAGTTTCCTATCTTAGGCAGCAAGAGAGGAGCCTCTTTGAAAG GTCAAATATAGGTGTGGAGATTATGGGAAAATCCAATGTGATTAGTGTCTCCAAATGCAACA AAGAAGCTGTTCCAGCAAAAGGGAGATGCAAGCTCGGGAAGGCATCTGCAATCCCCAGTGGGCACGTCTGGAAAAACACCTGGACTCCAGCCTCCTGTAGTTTGGCTCCGATCAAAATGAAAGAATGCCTGAGAGGAAAATTCATCCATCTGATGGGTGATTCCACAATCCGCCAGTGGATGGAATACTTCAAAAGCAGTATCAAGA CACTGAGGTCTGTGGATCTGCATGAGACTGGAAAACTGCAACACCAACTCGCTGTGGACTTGGATGAAAACATCAACATCCAGTGGACAAAACATGGTTACCCCCTTATTGGGTCATTGGTCTACTCTGTCAAAGAGATGGAGTACATTGCACGGATAATTGACAGAACTGGAGGAGAGAAAAACACAGTCATTGCCATTTCTCTGG gttttggggttttttggacagggattctctgtgtagccctgagtgtccaggaacttgctctgtag